In Stieleria varia, one genomic interval encodes:
- a CDS encoding CsbD family protein has product MATKQEMSGNWKQFAGKVKEKYGQVTDDDLSRAEGNIDQLVGVVQEKTGQTREQIEAFFEECSEACGSMMDRASEYASAAGDTLKEGYDAVSEQARRGYNASVKTLSRHPLESVGTAFGVGLLAGLLIGVAMGAQRERELSWRERWMR; this is encoded by the coding sequence ATGGCTACGAAGCAAGAGATGTCCGGCAATTGGAAACAGTTTGCTGGTAAAGTGAAAGAAAAGTACGGTCAAGTTACCGATGACGACTTGTCTCGCGCCGAAGGCAATATTGATCAGCTCGTTGGCGTGGTTCAGGAGAAAACAGGTCAGACTCGCGAGCAGATCGAAGCGTTCTTTGAAGAGTGCTCAGAAGCGTGCGGATCAATGATGGATCGTGCCTCCGAGTATGCGTCCGCTGCTGGGGACACGTTGAAGGAAGGCTATGACGCGGTCAGCGAGCAGGCACGACGTGGGTACAACGCCTCAGTGAAAACACTTTCGCGGCATCCACTCGAATCCGTTGGAACCGCATTCGGTGTCGGGTTGCTCGCAGGCCTGTTGATCGGTGTCGCCATGGGGGCGCAGCGAGAACGGGAATTGAGCTGGCGTGAACGCTGGATGCGTTAG